In the Devosia sp. SL43 genome, one interval contains:
- a CDS encoding ABC transporter ATP-binding protein, translating to MLSAGPISLHYGKHLALDSVSVDVADGETVVVLGANGAGKSSLLKAIAGLVRPATGARVNLGGIDLVGRPAHLYLEAGIALVPEGRGIFGDLTVAENLELGAYARHARPHELRQRDLVLDLFPRLAERQKQIARTMSGGEQQMLAIGRALMSCPRLLMLDEPSLGLAPIVTLELFAALGRIRATGIALLVVEQNVKASLAIAHRGYLMEAGRITGTGTADALRGDPAVQKAFLGASAPIPLSNGVSP from the coding sequence ATGCTTAGCGCCGGTCCCATTTCGCTGCATTACGGCAAGCATCTCGCCCTGGACAGTGTCTCGGTCGACGTCGCCGATGGCGAAACCGTCGTCGTGCTCGGCGCCAATGGCGCGGGCAAGTCGAGCTTGCTCAAGGCCATTGCCGGATTGGTGCGGCCAGCCACGGGCGCCCGGGTAAATCTCGGTGGCATCGATCTCGTCGGCCGGCCGGCGCATCTTTATCTCGAAGCCGGCATTGCGCTGGTTCCCGAAGGTCGCGGCATTTTCGGCGACCTCACTGTTGCGGAGAATCTCGAACTTGGCGCCTATGCGCGCCACGCACGACCACATGAATTGCGCCAGCGCGATCTGGTGCTCGACCTCTTTCCGCGCCTCGCCGAGCGGCAGAAGCAGATCGCCCGCACCATGTCGGGTGGCGAGCAGCAGATGCTGGCTATTGGTCGCGCTCTGATGAGTTGCCCGCGCCTGCTGATGCTCGATGAGCCGAGCCTGGGCCTCGCGCCTATCGTCACGTTAGAGCTCTTCGCCGCATTGGGACGCATCCGTGCAACCGGTATTGCGCTGCTCGTCGTAGAGCAGAACGTCAAGGCCAGCCTCGCCATTGCCCATCGCGGCTACCTCATGGAAGCCGGCCGCATCACTGGCACCGGCACGGCCGATGCTCTGCGGGGCGACCCGGCGGTCCAAAAAGCCTTTCTCGGCGCGAGCGCGCCCATCCCTCTTTCGAATGGAGTTTCCCCATGA
- a CDS encoding ABC transporter ATP-binding protein: MTLLSLHGVTKRFGGLTAVNGLSFDLLEGETVGLLGPNGSGKTTALNMISGYLSVSDGTIALAGDTISSLGPERIAHRGVARTFQLVRALPSLSVGENVLAALAFRKQPVWGKAAEARIDTLLADVGLAGRAAQPADSLTYIDLKRMELARALASDPSLLLLDEWLAGLNPTELRAGIDLITSLRQRGITILLVEHVMDAVRALCSRCIVMNAGSKIADGSTTEVLADAEVIRAYLGEAHA; this comes from the coding sequence GTGACTCTCCTCTCGCTCCACGGCGTCACCAAGCGCTTCGGCGGGCTCACGGCCGTCAACGGGCTCTCATTCGATCTGCTCGAGGGCGAGACGGTCGGCCTGCTCGGGCCCAACGGCTCAGGGAAGACGACGGCCCTCAACATGATCTCGGGCTATCTGTCGGTTTCGGACGGCACCATAGCTCTCGCCGGCGACACCATCAGCTCGCTTGGCCCCGAGCGAATCGCCCATCGTGGCGTCGCCCGCACCTTCCAGCTGGTGCGCGCACTGCCCTCGCTCAGCGTGGGTGAAAACGTGTTGGCGGCACTGGCTTTCCGCAAGCAACCGGTCTGGGGCAAGGCCGCCGAGGCCCGCATCGACACTCTCCTCGCCGATGTAGGCCTTGCCGGCCGCGCCGCCCAACCGGCCGATAGCCTCACCTATATCGACCTCAAGCGCATGGAGCTGGCCCGAGCTCTGGCGAGCGATCCCAGCCTGTTGTTGCTGGACGAATGGCTCGCCGGGCTCAACCCGACCGAATTGCGCGCCGGTATCGACCTCATCACCTCGCTGCGGCAGCGCGGCATCACCATTCTGCTGGTTGAGCACGTCATGGACGCGGTGCGAGCCCTCTGCAGCCGCTGCATTGTCATGAATGCCGGCAGCAAGATAGCCGATGGCTCGACGACCGAGGTGCTGGCCGACGCCGAAGTCATCCGCGCTTATCTGGGGGAAGCCCATGCTTAG
- a CDS encoding branched-chain amino acid ABC transporter permease, whose amino-acid sequence MKFILAFVALAAFAFVPSFAGAYPLGLGIGILGYGVLATAWAMFSGPTRYISLATVAFFGLGAYTVAVLGETMPYPLILVVAALVGLVVALIVGLATLRLAGIYFVIFTFGLTELVRQLVTYYEVNVTRTLGRYVFLPLGPEHIYWQLLALLAATLAIAFWARQSRIGLALRVIGDDPVVASHLGVRITRTKLTLFSISCVIMTLAGAIQAPRWTYIEPSIVFNPTTSFLVVIMALLGGPNRLLGPLLGAIPLFLLFEWLSANFPNHYSIILGLLFIAIVFVLPNGVLAAGESLWARINRKDVQQ is encoded by the coding sequence ATGAAGTTCATCCTTGCCTTTGTCGCGCTGGCGGCCTTCGCCTTCGTGCCCAGCTTCGCCGGAGCCTACCCGCTCGGCCTTGGCATCGGCATCCTGGGCTATGGCGTGCTTGCCACAGCCTGGGCGATGTTCTCCGGCCCCACTCGCTACATCTCCCTTGCTACGGTCGCCTTCTTCGGTCTCGGCGCCTACACGGTCGCCGTCCTCGGCGAGACCATGCCCTATCCCCTGATCCTGGTCGTCGCGGCCCTTGTCGGCCTCGTCGTGGCCCTGATCGTCGGGCTCGCCACGCTGCGCCTCGCCGGCATCTATTTCGTCATCTTCACCTTCGGTCTCACCGAACTGGTCCGCCAACTGGTGACCTATTACGAGGTAAACGTTACCCGCACCCTGGGCCGCTACGTATTCCTGCCGCTGGGGCCTGAGCATATCTATTGGCAATTGCTGGCGCTGCTGGCCGCGACGCTTGCCATCGCCTTCTGGGCGCGCCAGTCGCGCATCGGTCTCGCCCTGCGGGTCATCGGCGACGATCCGGTGGTGGCCAGCCATCTCGGCGTGCGCATTACCCGCACCAAGCTGACGCTATTCTCCATCTCCTGCGTGATCATGACGCTGGCCGGCGCCATCCAGGCGCCACGCTGGACCTATATCGAGCCGTCCATCGTGTTCAATCCGACCACCAGCTTCCTTGTCGTCATCATGGCCCTGCTGGGCGGACCCAACCGCCTGCTCGGACCGCTGCTCGGCGCCATCCCGCTCTTCCTGCTGTTCGAATGGCTCTCGGCCAATTTCCCCAACCACTATTCGATCATCCTGGGCCTGCTGTTCATCGCCATCGTCTTCGTCCTGCCCAATGGCGTGCTGGCGGCTGGCGAAAGCTTGTGGGCCCGCATAAACCGCAAGGATGTGCAGCAGTGA
- a CDS encoding branched-chain amino acid ABC transporter permease, with the protein MLFSAILTGLILGGTYALVAMGLTLQYGVARIMNLAYGDIIISASFGAFVLFTALGINPLLGMLIVIPAGFALSWLIYAVMLQPLARRSRDRGRLEGDSILATFGLLFVIQGVALVIFGSGFMSYSYMAVPVDILGTTIAANRLLAFGLAITFGLGLWLVLTRTRFGTVIRAVASNPASAPLVGINVDSVARFAFAIGGALAAAGGVVVSMYLTFSATMGVIFTMKALIVVIMGGVGNIMGALAAGLILGLVETLVASFIDPGLTLAATYLIFLAVLVVRPQGLFGKAAR; encoded by the coding sequence ATGCTCTTCAGCGCCATTCTTACCGGCCTCATCCTCGGGGGCACCTATGCTCTGGTCGCTATGGGCCTGACGCTGCAATATGGCGTCGCACGCATCATGAACCTGGCCTATGGCGACATCATCATATCAGCCAGCTTCGGTGCTTTCGTGCTGTTCACGGCGCTCGGCATCAATCCCCTGCTCGGCATGCTGATCGTCATTCCCGCCGGTTTTGCGCTGAGCTGGCTGATCTATGCCGTGATGTTGCAACCGCTGGCCCGCCGCTCGCGGGATCGGGGACGGCTCGAGGGCGACTCGATCCTTGCCACATTCGGGCTGCTCTTTGTCATCCAGGGCGTGGCGCTGGTGATCTTCGGCTCCGGCTTCATGAGCTACAGTTACATGGCCGTGCCGGTCGATATCCTGGGCACCACCATCGCCGCCAATCGCCTGCTCGCTTTCGGTCTGGCCATCACCTTCGGGCTTGGCCTGTGGCTCGTTCTGACCCGTACCCGCTTCGGAACCGTCATCCGGGCTGTCGCTTCCAATCCGGCCTCGGCGCCGCTGGTCGGCATCAATGTTGACAGCGTCGCTCGCTTTGCCTTCGCCATCGGCGGCGCGCTAGCGGCCGCGGGTGGCGTCGTGGTTTCGATGTATCTCACCTTCTCGGCCACTATGGGCGTGATTTTCACCATGAAGGCGTTGATCGTGGTCATCATGGGCGGCGTCGGCAACATCATGGGGGCACTCGCAGCCGGGCTTATCCTGGGATTGGTCGAGACGCTGGTCGCCAGCTTCATCGATCCCGGCCTGACACTGGCAGCCACCTATCTCATCTTCCTCGCCGTGCTCGTGGTGCGGCCGCAGGGCCTGTTCGGAAAGGCCGCGCGATGA
- a CDS encoding amino acid ABC transporter substrate-binding protein has protein sequence MTTISRRTVLQGMGVSALATALSGLPVLAQGRTAIRIGYAISKTGPNAAGAGISTTPNYLLWVDDVNKAGGVTLSKLGVTLPLEVTEYDDRSTAEETVRAIERLATQDNVDLILPTWGTGANLASGPTFDRFGYPQLAGTAVTDMAPDLVQRWKHSFWMLGGGHDYAEALVALLVKQRDVGTINNKVAIASVADGFGIDLSKAATPAFTEAGFELVYDKTYPLGTSDFAPVINEVAGLGVDTFIAFSYPPDTFALTQQSVVANFSPKVFYLGVGTAFPIYPGIAGPNHNGVMGIGGIDPDSEALAAYFERHTALNGQAPDSWASAITYASLEILQQAIERVGDIDREAISAEISSGEFDTIIGKVKLVDNQLRSLWTVGQWQDGKFVGLAHTERDGSREPVVPKQAWVPAA, from the coding sequence ATGACCACTATCAGTCGCAGAACCGTCTTGCAGGGCATGGGCGTCAGCGCCCTGGCCACGGCCCTGTCGGGCCTACCGGTCCTTGCGCAGGGCCGCACGGCCATCCGTATAGGCTACGCCATTTCCAAGACCGGCCCAAACGCGGCTGGCGCCGGCATCTCGACGACGCCCAACTACCTGCTGTGGGTCGATGACGTGAACAAGGCTGGCGGCGTCACGCTCAGCAAGCTTGGCGTCACCCTGCCGCTTGAAGTCACCGAATATGATGATCGCTCGACCGCCGAGGAAACCGTACGCGCTATCGAGCGCCTGGCTACACAGGACAATGTCGACCTGATCCTGCCGACCTGGGGCACGGGCGCCAACCTCGCTTCCGGCCCCACCTTCGACCGTTTCGGCTACCCGCAACTGGCGGGAACCGCCGTAACGGATATGGCACCTGACCTGGTGCAGCGCTGGAAGCACAGTTTTTGGATGCTGGGCGGCGGCCACGACTATGCCGAAGCCCTAGTTGCCCTTCTGGTCAAGCAGCGCGACGTCGGCACCATCAACAACAAGGTGGCCATTGCGTCGGTCGCCGACGGCTTCGGCATCGATCTATCCAAGGCCGCGACGCCCGCCTTCACCGAGGCGGGGTTCGAGCTGGTTTATGACAAGACCTATCCGTTGGGCACTTCGGACTTTGCCCCTGTTATCAACGAGGTTGCGGGGCTGGGCGTCGACACCTTCATTGCCTTCTCCTATCCGCCCGATACATTTGCGCTGACCCAGCAGTCGGTGGTCGCCAATTTCAGCCCGAAAGTGTTCTATCTCGGCGTCGGCACCGCCTTCCCGATCTATCCGGGCATTGCCGGGCCGAACCACAATGGCGTCATGGGCATTGGCGGCATCGATCCCGACAGTGAAGCGCTTGCCGCCTATTTCGAACGGCATACGGCGCTCAACGGCCAGGCACCTGACAGCTGGGCCAGCGCAATCACCTATGCGAGCCTCGAAATCCTGCAGCAAGCCATCGAGCGCGTTGGCGACATCGACCGCGAAGCCATCTCCGCCGAAATCTCCAGCGGCGAATTCGATACCATCATCGGCAAGGTGAAATTGGTCGACAACCAGCTGCGCTCGCTCTGGACGGTTGGTCAGTGGCAGGACGGCAAGTTCGTCGGCCTAGCCCACACCGAGCGCGACGGCAGCCGCGAGCCTGTCGTGCCGAAGCAAGCCTGGGTGCCGGCGGCCTAG
- a CDS encoding helix-turn-helix transcriptional regulator, which produces MIALPGPGLAQDVEVADIGGSLSAAEWDFPAAKARLGAHSFVLASGRGMVRLGSTVAPIEAPCVIWLPSGVTGSVQLEAGARGVAMTVSDAALGRVVPASSIAGPLRQAIDRPLLGIRIDAAAARATIRDLEDMRREALEELPGMREAIMSRLCLVLIAFWRLGGVATQQQASPRVLVQSFIQLVELNARAQWRMADYAGAMGISTDRLNSAIRRATGKSPLELVHGRLLEDAESLLERSALQVSEIADALGFRDAGYFNRFFSRLKGISPGRYRQQMQRLRAGRDGSYAAWP; this is translated from the coding sequence ATGATCGCCTTGCCGGGCCCCGGGCTGGCGCAGGACGTCGAGGTGGCTGACATAGGCGGATCGCTGTCCGCCGCGGAGTGGGACTTTCCCGCCGCCAAGGCGCGGCTTGGCGCGCACAGCTTCGTGCTCGCTTCGGGTCGCGGCATGGTGCGGCTCGGCAGCACAGTGGCCCCGATCGAGGCGCCTTGCGTTATCTGGCTGCCCAGCGGCGTAACGGGCAGCGTGCAGCTGGAGGCAGGCGCGCGGGGCGTGGCGATGACGGTGTCCGATGCCGCGCTGGGACGCGTCGTTCCAGCCAGTTCGATCGCCGGGCCGCTGCGGCAGGCCATTGATCGGCCGCTGCTGGGCATCCGCATCGACGCGGCAGCTGCGCGGGCGACCATCCGCGACCTTGAGGACATGCGCCGCGAAGCCCTCGAAGAATTGCCCGGCATGCGCGAAGCAATAATGAGCCGGCTATGCCTCGTGTTGATCGCCTTCTGGCGGCTGGGCGGGGTGGCGACGCAGCAACAGGCATCCCCGCGCGTGCTGGTGCAGAGCTTCATACAATTGGTGGAGCTCAATGCCCGCGCGCAGTGGCGGATGGCAGACTATGCAGGTGCCATGGGCATCTCCACCGACCGCCTGAACTCGGCGATACGCCGCGCCACTGGCAAGTCGCCGCTGGAGCTTGTGCATGGCCGGCTCTTGGAGGACGCGGAGAGCCTGTTGGAGCGCTCAGCGCTGCAGGTCAGCGAGATCGCCGATGCGCTCGGCTTTCGAGACGCCGGCTACTTCAACCGCTTCTTCTCTCGGCTCAAGGGCATCTCTCCCGGACGCTACCGGCAGCAGATGCAGCGGCTGCGGGCCGGGCGCGACGGCTCCTATGCGGCTTGGCCGTGA